One segment of Antennarius striatus isolate MH-2024 chromosome 5, ASM4005453v1, whole genome shotgun sequence DNA contains the following:
- the gli1 gene encoding zinc finger protein GLI1 isoform X3, whose translation MPVDMQPHQGLYHYETSPSHPSRGPPQDCRAMYNPMTPSMPHGSGPGQGMGNCMDQYMRPPQAPPPHSIMGHRSMLPPEGGSSAPYCNQNNMISSHHNFCHIQPGSDQIGSGDGSRFSTPRSMLKLSKKRALSISPLSDASVDLQTVIRTSPNSLVAFVNSRCNPNGASSYGHLSVSAMSPSLGYSSNINCQSRQHGSMYGGGGGTPLGGHTPGPCQASRLPPHNPRLHAPPKHGHVRRLSQSLHQLKTEPGLGSVMDGMNAKSLEERSEGDVASPSSTGTQDPLLGLLDGRDDLDKEDGKPEQEAIYETNCHWESCNKEFDTQDQLVHHINNEHIHGEKKEFVCHWVECSREQRPFKAQYMLVVHMRRHTGEKPHKCTFEGCNKAYSRLENLKTHLRSHTGEKPYVCEHEGCNKAFSNASDRAKHQNRTHSNEKPYVCKIPGCTKRYTDPSSLRKHVKTVHGPEAHITKKHRGDTGPRPPASVMTPGGQSSEVLLEKEETRREDCKLLAPETALKSQPSPGGQSSCSSERSPLGSANNNDSGVEMNLNAAGSLEDLTALEDGIGGGGGREPGTVGGQMGMSAQALKRLENLKIDKLKQIRRPTTPSRSTTSKLPALSGPGESIGMCAPSSLISNRRVMELSNHELGGGSSIGCSSNDRRGSGTSSLSSAYTVSRRSSMVSPYLSSRRSSEVSQIGGAAGGGCHLIGPEQNGADPISPETNRRGAPCAGGGGGGLPGLPNLTPAQQYSLKAKYAAATGGPPPTPLPNMEQTAAPARRGGVLSEYQGQPLPPFLQQGGPRRHSANTEYGTGVIYPHQVSGNGIRRASDPVRSAAADNQALPKRFNSLNNVALMSRRNALQHRGSDTSLARHMYSPRPPSITENVMMEAMGMETHLAPVDARDRALMMPPGGMGYQQQRQGGGLGGAGPLSNQLSPSHDSLSCPNPAYMQGQYQNQGGEVTSRAGINSMSQVRPVHSEGMSNTLLQQAEYSLSNCQLSPSGPHYPSPGQGGDAGGPWSDSQNQIQTASHAIQNQRGMPYSDPTLQPQQTQAHFNNHTGLFNSPDGTHKLIIKPEQRFQPGMGGGDACQSTKLQQQRMLLQQTRGYQQTGQVMMRNSNNPSCDFQGQNQSPFPSGGGLSLGCAGAALSDEQRSETPMMQVKEMMVRNYVQSQQALMWEQQQEQQQQSGIKPPPLSDNMDMSAQTAMMQHSPQHQNQNLFSSQTYPSYPNQNLVMSPPTPGRGLSSSTPKDQQVTGLQGSCYGQEMIVPRQPQGRKPLSRQNSLSQVGGVYLGSPSQLSPVHSTSSPRRGIRLPPVQHPQHPQSEMFTPLNNNTMYYSGQVNMNMKHIDPQNGPCLSLQHSMESNLDPTSGTKSSPYPESGPISNALENLDLDNARIDFTSIIDDAETSSFSPVNNTLQGQQGSSSQASSRLTTPQTSVILAAGSGLSNMAVGDMTSMLTSLAGENKYLNTLS comes from the exons ATGCCAGTGGACATGCAGCCACATCAGGGGCTGTATCACTATGAGACCTCACCCAGCCACCCCTCTAGAGG CCCTCCCCAGGACTGCCGAGCTATGTACAACCCTATGACTCCCAGTATGCCTCACGGCTCAGGACCTGGACAAGGGATGGGCAACtgcatggatcaatatatgaggcCCCCCCAAGCTCCCCCACCACACAGCATAATGGGCCACAGGAGCATGCTGCCCCCAGAGG GTGGAAGCAGCGCCCCTTACTGTAACCAGAACAACATGATATCCTCTCATCACAACTTCTGCCATATTCAACCTGGTTCTGATCAGATTGGCTCAGGAGATG GCTCCAGGTTCTCCACACCTCGCTCCATGCTGAAGCTGAGTAAAAAGAGAGCTTTGTCCATCTCCCCTCTGTCTGATGCCAGTGTGGACCTCCAGACAGTAATCAGGACGTCACCAAACTCCCTGGTGGCCTTCGTTAACTCTCGCTGCAATCCAAATGGAGCGAGCTCTTATGGCCATCTTTCTGTCAGCGCCATGAG TCCGTCTCTTGGCTATTCCAGCAACATCAATTGCCAGTCCAGGCAACATGGTTCCATGTATGGGGGAGGCGGGGGGACACCCCTGGGTGGACACACACCTGGTCCCTGCCAAGCTTCTCGCTTGCCTCCCCACAATCCTCGTCTCCACGCTCCACCCAAACATGGGCATGTAAGACGACTGTCTCAATCACTTCACCAG cTGAAGACAGAGCCAGGCCTGGGAAGTGTGATGGATGGCATGAATGCAAAGAGCCTCGAGGAACGATCGGAGGGAGATGTGGCCAGTCCTTCTTCCACTGGCACTCAG GACCCTCTCTTGGGTCTACTGGATGGCAGAGATGACCTGGACAAGGAGGATGGGAAGCCTGAGCAAGAGGCCATCTATGAAACCAACTGTCACTGGGAAAGCTGCAACAAAGAATTTGACACACAAGACCAACTAGTTCAT CACATCAACAATGAGCACATccatggagaaaagaaggagttTGTGTGTCACTGGGTGGAGTGTTCTCGAGAGCAGAGGCCTTTCAAAGCCCAGTACATGCTGGTGGTTCATATGCGCCGacacacaggagagaagccACACAAGTGCACT TTTGAAGGCTGTAATAAGGCCTACTCTCGTCTGGAGAACCTGAAGACCCACCTACGGTCTCACACAGGAGAGAAGCCTTATGTGTGTGAACATGAAGGATGCAACAAGGCCTTCTCCAATGCTTCAGACAGGGCAAAGCACCAGAACCGAACTCACTCCAATGAG AAACCCTATGTATGTAAGATCCCTGGATGCACTAAACGGTACACAGATCCAAGCTCTCTACGTAAACATGTAAAGACAGTACATGGTCCTGAAGCCCATATCACCAAAAAGCATCGTGGGGACACAGGACCTCGCCCCCCGGCTTCAGTGATGACCCCCGGAGGCCAGAGCTCTGAAGTCTtgttggagaaggaggagacacGCAGGGAAGATTGCAAACTGCTGGCTCCTGAGACTGCTCTG AAATCCCAGCCAAGTCCTGGTGGTCAATCATCCTGCAGTAGTGAACGTTCGCCTCTGGGGAGCGCCAACAACAATGACAGTGGGGTGGAGATGAACCTGAATGCAGCAGGCAGCTTGGAGGACCTCACGGCGCTGGAGGATGGCattggtggtgggggtggaagAGAGCCAGGAACTGTTGGAGGACAAATGGGAATGTCAGCACAGGCTTTGAAGAGGCTGGAGAACCTGAAGATTGATAAGCTGAAGCAAATCCGCAGGCCAACCACTCCCTCCCGCAGCACCACTAGCAAACTACCTGCACTTTCTG GTCCTGGGGAGAGCATAGGAATGTGTGCACCTTCATCACTGATCTCAAACAGGCGCGTTATGGAGCTGTCCAATCATGAGTTAGGCGGTGGTTCATCTATTGGCTGCTCTTCTAACGACAGGAGAGGAAGCGGCACCAGCAGCTTAAGCTCTGCATATACCGTCAGCCGGCGCTCCTCCATGGTGTCCCCTTACCTGTCTAGTCGGCGTTCCAGCGAGGTCTCACAGATaggaggagcagcagggggAGGGTGTCACCTCATTGGCCCAGAGCAGAATGGGGCAGACCCCATTTCTCCAGAAACCAATCGCAGAGGAGCCCCAtgcgctggaggaggaggaggaggattaccaGGGCTTCCTAATTTAACACCTGCCCAGCAGTACAGCCTAAAGGCCAAATATGCTGCAGCTACTGGTGGACCACCACCCACGCCTTTACCCAATATGGAGCAAACAGCTGCACCAGCTAGAAGAGGAGGAGTTCTGAGTGAATATCAGGGCCAACCTTTGCCTCCTTTTCTTCAACAAGGGGGTCCCCGTAGACACAGTGCCAATACCGAGTATGGCACTGGTGTTATCTACCCCCATCAGGTTTCAGGTAACGGCATCAGGCGAGCCAGCGACCCGGTTCGATCTGCAGCAGCAGACAATCAAGCTCTCCCAAAGCGCTTCAATAGCCTTAACAACGTAGCCCTTATGAGCCGAAGGAATGCGCTGCAACACCGTGGCTCTGACACCAGCCTTGCCCGCCACATGTACTCCCCTAGACCACCAAGCATTACAGAGAATGTTATGATGGAGGCTATGGGTATGGAGACACACCTCGCACCTGTTGATGCCAGGGATCGAGCTTTGATGATGCCTCCTGGGGGCATGGGATATCAGCAACAGCGCCAAGGAGGAGGACTAGGAGGTGCCGGCCCTCTTTCAAACCAACTGTCTCCGAGTCACGACTCCTTGAGCTGCCCCAACCCGGCTTACATGCAGGGCCAGTACCAGAACCAGGGAGGGGAAGTTACTTCCAGGGCTGGAATAAATTCTATGAGCCAAGTAAGGCCAGTTCACTCTGAGGGCATGTCTAATACACTCCTCCAACAGGCCGAGTACAGTTTGAGCAACTGTCAGCTCAGTCCTTCAGGCCCCCATTACCCTAGTCCAGGGCAGGGAGGGGATGCTGGAGGCCCTTGGAGTGATTCCCAAAACCAAATCCAAACTGCCAGTCATGCCATCCAGAACCAACGAGGAATGCCGTATTCAGATCCTACTCTGCAGCCTCAACAAACACAGGCTCACTTCAACAATCACACTGGACTCTTCAACAGTCCTGACGGAACACACAAACTGATCATCAAGCCCGAGCAGCGGTTCCAGCCTGGGATGGGAGGTGGAGATGCTTGTCAAAGCACAAAGCTTCAACAGCAGCGGATGCTTCTCCAGCAAACTCGAGGTTACCAACAGACGGGCCAGGTTATGATGAGGAATTCAAACAATCCCAGCTGTGACTTCCAAGGGCAGAACCAGAGCCCCTTCCCTAGTGGAGGGGGCTTGAGTTTGGGCTGTGCTGGTGCTGCACTTTCAGATGAGCAGAGGTCAGAAACCCCTATGATGCAGGTGAAGGAGATGATGGTGAGGAACTACGTCCAGTCCCAACAAGCACTTATGTGGGAGCAGCAGCAAGAACAGCAGCAACAGAGTGGGAtaaaacctcctcctctctctgatAACATGGATATGAGTGCACAGACAGCTATGATGCAACACAGTCCACAGCACCAAAATCAGAATCTCTTCTCCAGCCAGACCTATCCATCCTATCCTAACCAGAACCTGGTCATGAGTCCTCCAACCCCTGGCCGAGGGCTCAGCTCTTCGACACCTAAAGACCAGCAGGTGACTGGTCTCCAAGGCTCGTGTTATGGCCAGGAGATGATAGTCCCAAGGCAGCCTCAGGGACGGAAGCCTCTCAGCCGTCAGAACAGTCTTTCGCAGGTAGGTGGAGTCTACTTGGGCAGCCCTTCCCAACTCAGCCCCGTCCACTCCACCTCAAGCCCAAGACGAGGGATCCGACTTCCTCCAGTACAGCATCCGCAGCACCCGCAAAGTGAAATGTTCACTCCTTTAAATAACAACACTATGTACTACTCAGGTCAGGTAAACATGAATATGAAACACATCGACCCCCAGAATGGACCTTGTCTCAGCCTACAGCACAGTATGGAGTCCAACCTGGACCCAACAAGTGGCACAAAGTCTTCCCCCTATCCTGAATCGGGCCCCATCTCCAACGCCCTAGAGAATCTCGATCTGGACAATGCTCGAATAGACTTCACCTCCATCATTGACGATGCTGAGACTTCCTCATTCAGTCCAGTCAACAACACCCTTCAGGGGCAACAGGGGTCTTCCTCCCAGGCCTCATCTCGCCTCACTACCCCTCAGACCTCTGTCATCCTCGCTGCAGGCTCTGGCCTGTCTAACATGGCTGTGGGCGACATGACGTCTATGCTGACCTCGCTGGCTGGGGAAAACAAATACCTGAACACACTGTCTTAG